The following proteins are encoded in a genomic region of Nitrospirota bacterium:
- a CDS encoding dihydroorotate dehydrogenase electron transfer subunit, which translates to MNRYFKAKIRENLPLNNSNNLLITEPLDPVTEPKPGQFYMITVGNSYDPLLKRPFSYLRTTPDTIQFLFTVRGRGTALMKALRKGSVVDIIGPLGTGYPLPGTRCTPVVVAGGTGIISLFSLIETLTRRFHVLYGAKNRDDLLLLHELERLGNKLVVCTDDCSFGKEGMVDAVLRELLADHESLSTSCTLYACGPKPMLKAVSGIAAERGLRGYMSLEENMACGFGACLGCAVKTIRGYQRVCREGPVFPIRDIVWEQDY; encoded by the coding sequence TTGAATAGATATTTCAAGGCAAAGATACGAGAAAACCTTCCATTAAACAACAGCAATAACCTTCTTATCACAGAACCCCTCGATCCGGTTACTGAACCCAAACCGGGTCAATTCTACATGATTACCGTCGGCAATTCGTATGATCCGCTGCTGAAAAGACCCTTCAGCTATCTGCGCACCACGCCCGATACCATACAGTTTCTTTTTACTGTGCGGGGCAGGGGAACCGCACTCATGAAGGCGCTCAGGAAAGGCAGCGTGGTGGACATCATCGGTCCCCTCGGGACCGGATACCCTTTGCCGGGCACACGCTGCACCCCCGTGGTAGTTGCGGGAGGAACTGGCATTATCTCACTGTTTTCCCTCATCGAAACCCTTACACGCAGGTTTCATGTACTATACGGTGCGAAGAACAGGGATGACCTTCTGCTTCTCCATGAACTGGAAAGACTGGGTAACAAGCTTGTTGTCTGCACAGACGACTGTTCATTCGGAAAAGAGGGCATGGTCGATGCAGTGTTGCGCGAATTGCTTGCAGACCATGAATCCCTCAGCACTTCCTGCACCTTATATGCCTGCGGTCCGAAGCCGATGCTGAAAGCGGTGTCGGGGATTGCGGCTGAACGGGGACTCAGGGGCTATATGTCTCTGGAAGAGAACATGGCCTGCGGGTTCGGCGCATGCCTCGGGTGTGCAGTGAAGACCATACGCGGATATCAAAGGGTATGCAGGGAGGGGCCGGTTTTTCCGATACGGGATATTGTATGGGAACAGGACTATTGA
- a CDS encoding dihydroorotate dehydrogenase, with protein sequence MDLTVHIGRLPLKNPVMTASGTFGYGEEYAEFVDLNLLGAVVVKGISLNPKEGNPSPRICETPCGMMNAIGLQNVGLKKFLKEKLPYLRQFDTRVVVNILGNTIQEYVRLAKALDGAGVDAIELNVSCPNVKKGGILFGTDLRALARLVTRVKQSVSSTVLITKLSPNVSSIPGFAKAAEDAGSDALSLINTIPAMAINIETWKPKLANVTGGLSGPAIRPVAVRMVWEASRAVSIPVIGVGGIMHADDAIEFMLAGASAIQIGTGNFLNPGATAQAVSGIVTYLERKGISNIREIIGRVDGTAPHNNTDD encoded by the coding sequence ATGGACTTAACCGTTCACATCGGCAGGTTACCCCTGAAAAACCCGGTGATGACCGCATCGGGAACGTTCGGGTATGGAGAGGAATACGCGGAGTTTGTAGACCTGAACCTTCTGGGTGCAGTCGTGGTGAAGGGCATCTCACTGAACCCCAAGGAAGGCAACCCTTCTCCCCGCATATGCGAAACACCCTGCGGCATGATGAACGCGATTGGGCTTCAGAATGTCGGGCTGAAAAAATTCCTGAAAGAGAAGCTCCCGTATCTCAGGCAGTTCGATACCCGGGTCGTCGTGAATATCCTCGGGAATACCATACAGGAGTATGTCAGACTCGCAAAGGCGCTCGACGGGGCAGGCGTTGACGCCATCGAACTGAATGTATCATGCCCGAATGTGAAAAAAGGTGGCATACTGTTCGGGACCGACCTCCGGGCGCTTGCGCGGCTTGTCACGCGCGTGAAGCAGTCTGTCAGCAGCACAGTCCTCATCACCAAACTGTCGCCGAATGTTTCAAGCATTCCCGGTTTTGCGAAAGCGGCAGAAGACGCAGGCAGCGATGCCCTTTCACTGATCAACACCATCCCTGCAATGGCCATAAACATCGAAACCTGGAAGCCGAAACTCGCGAATGTCACCGGAGGTCTCTCCGGACCTGCAATCAGGCCGGTGGCAGTCCGGATGGTCTGGGAAGCATCACGCGCCGTCAGCATCCCCGTCATCGGGGTGGGCGGCATCATGCACGCGGATGATGCAATAGAATTCATGCTTGCCGGCGCTTCCGCCATTCAGATAGGGACAGGAAATTTCCTGAATCCCGGCGCTACCGCACAGGCCGTGTCAGGGATAGTGACATATCTGGAGAGAAAAGGTATTAGTAATATCAGAGAGATTATCGGCAGAGTCGATGGAACCGCGCCCCATAATAACACTGACGACTGA
- a CDS encoding SAM-dependent chlorinase/fluorinase, whose product MKGVILNINPSVSIIDITHAVSPQNITEASFILEMIYAAFPYKTIHVVVVDPGVGSARRPLLIATDHHYFIGPDNGVFTRIYGLSEHCKVVHITAEHYFLPERSNTFHGRDIFAPVAGWFSKGIDISRFGDVITDFVTIPTPVPVDTADGTIRGEIIYIDCFGNLITNIPAGKIKGFLRNRKAKGIRIRISGRDAPFKKFYAEAEDNVLCALINSFGYLELFVKGGNASAEFSLGTGDKVEVVPA is encoded by the coding sequence ATGAAAGGGGTGATCCTGAATATCAACCCGTCCGTCAGCATCATCGACATCACCCATGCAGTGAGCCCCCAGAATATTACTGAGGCGTCGTTCATCCTTGAGATGATATATGCTGCCTTTCCGTACAAAACTATCCACGTCGTGGTGGTAGACCCCGGCGTCGGGTCAGCGCGCAGACCTCTGCTCATCGCAACCGATCATCATTATTTCATAGGCCCTGACAACGGAGTATTCACCCGGATATACGGGTTAAGTGAACACTGCAAAGTCGTCCATATCACCGCAGAGCACTATTTTCTGCCGGAGAGGAGCAATACCTTTCATGGCAGGGACATATTTGCTCCTGTTGCGGGATGGTTTTCAAAAGGCATCGACATTTCGAGGTTCGGAGACGTCATCACTGATTTCGTCACGATACCGACGCCTGTTCCGGTAGACACCGCAGACGGCACCATCCGGGGCGAGATCATTTACATAGACTGCTTCGGCAATCTCATCACCAATATCCCCGCGGGAAAGATAAAAGGATTCCTCCGTAATCGTAAGGCTAAAGGGATAAGGATTCGTATCAGCGGCAGGGACGCCCCCTTCAAAAAATTTTACGCAGAGGCAGAAGACAACGTGCTGTGCGCACTCATAAACAGCTTCGGGTATCTCGAACTGTTCGTGAAAGGCGGGAACGCGTCTGCTGAATTTTCCCTCGGGACAGGCGATAAGGTTGAGGTAGTTCCGGCTTAG
- a CDS encoding pyruvate kinase alpha/beta domain-containing protein: MERKVTYFEKPGRENTAACLEISRRAVQEYGYAHIVVASTSGETGIMFAEAFREKGVGIVVVTHSAGFKSPNTIEISDDARRRIESLGARVFTGSMLTHSIETAFSAKFSGLYPTHIVANTLRRFGEGAKVCCEIVMMAADAGLVPEGEEVLAVAGTAWGADTVMLVRSAASKRFLELRVLEILAKPRG; the protein is encoded by the coding sequence ATGGAACGGAAGGTGACATATTTCGAAAAACCCGGCAGGGAAAACACCGCCGCGTGCCTTGAGATATCCCGGAGGGCTGTGCAGGAGTACGGCTATGCCCATATCGTTGTCGCATCGACCTCCGGCGAGACCGGCATCATGTTTGCCGAGGCGTTTCGTGAGAAAGGCGTGGGAATTGTGGTAGTAACGCATTCCGCCGGGTTCAAAAGCCCCAATACCATCGAGATATCCGATGATGCGAGAAGAAGGATAGAATCTCTCGGCGCGAGGGTCTTCACCGGTTCCATGCTTACCCATTCGATCGAGACCGCGTTTTCTGCGAAGTTCAGCGGTCTGTATCCGACCCATATCGTTGCCAATACCCTCAGGAGGTTCGGTGAAGGGGCAAAGGTATGCTGCGAGATTGTGATGATGGCTGCCGATGCGGGACTTGTTCCTGAAGGAGAAGAAGTTCTTGCGGTTGCCGGGACTGCGTGGGGGGCTGATACCGTCATGCTTGTCAGGTCGGCTGCCTCCAAACGTTTTCTTGAGCTCAGGGTGCTTGAGATACTCGCAAAACCGAGGGGCTAA
- the coaE gene encoding dephospho-CoA kinase (Dephospho-CoA kinase (CoaE) performs the final step in coenzyme A biosynthesis.): MLAVGLTGNYGMGKSTVLPIFRELGAVTLEADEIVRELLTEKHVLAKIRELMGKDVFYRNGRLNRKKVAKTVFQDDSMRRSLEDILHPLVFDKIESFLGRMSGRRRIAVIEVPLLFERGYQGRFDRTVTVYSRVEQALSRLAKAGVTRQEALQRLRAQLPVEEKIRLSDFAIDNSGTLQETARQAEKIFHKLVREDADGRHHRP; encoded by the coding sequence ATGCTTGCCGTCGGCCTGACAGGTAACTATGGTATGGGTAAAAGCACCGTGCTCCCCATATTCCGGGAACTTGGCGCAGTTACCCTTGAGGCAGACGAGATTGTCAGGGAACTCCTGACGGAAAAGCATGTGCTGGCGAAAATCCGGGAACTCATGGGCAAGGATGTCTTTTACAGGAACGGCCGTCTGAACAGGAAAAAAGTCGCAAAGACAGTGTTTCAGGACGATTCGATGAGGCGGTCTCTTGAAGACATACTTCACCCGCTTGTATTTGACAAAATTGAGAGTTTTCTCGGCAGGATGTCCGGCAGGAGAAGGATTGCCGTTATTGAGGTGCCGCTGCTCTTTGAACGGGGCTACCAGGGAAGGTTCGACAGGACGGTTACCGTATATTCCCGGGTGGAGCAGGCATTGAGCCGTCTCGCAAAAGCGGGGGTGACACGGCAGGAAGCGCTCCAGAGACTCAGGGCGCAGCTTCCGGTTGAAGAAAAAATCAGACTGTCTGATTTTGCAATAGACAACAGCGGCACTTTGCAGGAAACAGCAAGGCAGGCAGAGAAAATATTTCACAAACTTGTGAGAGAGGATGCAGATGGACGTCATCATAGGCCTTGA
- a CDS encoding bifunctional riboflavin kinase/FAD synthetase, with product MDVIIGLEAFKKNYPETVLTIGNYDGVHLGHQKILAQVIQKAKEIQGTSIVMTFDPHPVKVLAPERDIRLLTTSEEKTRLIEAAGIDVLLFINFNREFAGMLPDDFVQTVLVEKLRVREIIVGTNYTFGKQKKGTIDLLRRRGEKYGFEVKAVRQVMVHGNIVSSSAIRNLLLKGAVAEAANYLGRPYSIEGKVIKGKGRGQSLLHVPTANITSPVEIAPREGVYAVRIGMKGKMYDGVANIGKNPTFGNQEVSYEVHIFNFSGNLLGRDLRMYFIDRIRGERAFPDVDRLVTQIRQDMDTAREILEL from the coding sequence ATGGACGTCATCATAGGCCTTGAGGCCTTCAAGAAAAATTATCCTGAGACTGTTCTTACCATCGGCAATTATGATGGAGTACATCTCGGCCATCAGAAAATCCTGGCACAGGTTATTCAGAAAGCCAAAGAGATTCAAGGGACATCCATCGTGATGACCTTTGATCCCCATCCGGTGAAGGTTCTCGCACCGGAAAGGGATATCAGGCTCCTCACCACATCCGAAGAAAAAACGAGACTGATAGAAGCAGCGGGAATCGATGTGCTGCTCTTCATCAACTTCAACAGGGAATTTGCCGGCATGCTTCCCGACGACTTCGTGCAGACTGTGCTCGTGGAAAAGCTGCGGGTCAGGGAGATCATCGTCGGAACGAATTATACGTTCGGCAAGCAGAAAAAGGGAACCATCGATTTATTGAGGAGAAGGGGTGAAAAGTACGGGTTCGAAGTGAAAGCTGTCAGGCAGGTAATGGTGCACGGAAATATCGTCAGCAGCAGTGCGATAAGGAACCTTCTCCTGAAAGGAGCTGTTGCGGAGGCAGCGAATTACCTCGGAAGGCCGTATTCAATCGAAGGCAAGGTGATAAAGGGAAAAGGGAGAGGCCAGAGCCTCCTGCACGTTCCCACCGCAAACATTACCTCCCCTGTTGAGATCGCTCCCCGGGAAGGCGTCTATGCAGTCAGAATCGGCATGAAGGGAAAGATGTATGACGGCGTCGCCAATATCGGCAAAAATCCGACATTCGGGAACCAGGAAGTCAGTTACGAGGTGCACATTTTCAATTTCTCCGGCAACCTTCTGGGCAGGGATCTCAGGATGTATTTCATCGACAGGATACGGGGCGAACGGGCTTTCCCCGACGTCGACAGGCTCGTGACGCAGATCAGGCAGGATATGGACACCGCAAGGGAAATCCTCGAACTCTAA
- a CDS encoding PIN domain-containing protein: MKDIEKLAVDANPILSAIIGGRARAVFLEADHISFYTTLFNFKEVEKYIPILAAKRSLPLDDLYLALSSLPISVCDLEFYKAALKKAERLIGGRDRDDVHLLGLALKLSCPIWSNDRDFDGVGVKIYSTLALIRK; this comes from the coding sequence TTGAAAGACATAGAAAAACTCGCCGTAGACGCTAATCCCATTCTCTCTGCCATAATCGGAGGAAGAGCGAGGGCTGTATTTCTTGAAGCCGACCACATCTCTTTTTATACAACCCTTTTCAATTTTAAGGAAGTCGAGAAATATATTCCCATACTGGCTGCTAAACGCTCACTGCCTCTTGATGACCTTTATTTGGCTCTTTCTTCACTTCCTATTTCAGTCTGTGATCTTGAGTTCTATAAGGCTGCCCTAAAGAAAGCTGAACGTCTGATCGGTGGCAGAGATCGGGATGATGTCCACCTGCTTGGTCTTGCTTTAAAACTTTCTTGTCCGATATGGAGCAATGACAGGGATTTCGATGGCGTGGGTGTTAAAATTTACAGTACGCTTGCCCTGATCAGGAAGTAG
- a CDS encoding DUF1566 domain-containing protein, which translates to MIWASRFKCVLDDAAVLDKETGLVWQRNPANVELSWYSGQWSCNAAFTGGRAGWRLPTAQELKSLLDYCPNAPFVEQSLPCGHPFTNTTHTYWSATTWFVDSNKAIAVNSWGGDVPVTKNNEYNMGNWCVRGGYGINVNE; encoded by the coding sequence ATTATCTGGGCTAGTCGTTTCAAATGCGTCCTTGATGATGCGGCTGTCCTCGATAAAGAAACGGGGCTGGTTTGGCAAAGAAACCCTGCGAATGTCGAATTAAGTTGGTACAGTGGTCAATGGTCATGTAATGCTGCATTTACAGGAGGGCGTGCGGGATGGCGCCTGCCTACTGCTCAGGAATTAAAGAGTCTCTTGGACTATTGTCCTAATGCCCCGTTTGTGGAGCAAAGCCTCCCATGTGGACATCCCTTTACCAATACAACTCATACTTACTGGTCTGCCACCACATGGTTTGTTGACTCCAATAAGGCAATTGCGGTTAATTCGTGGGGTGGTGACGTGCCAGTTACTAAGAACAATGAATACAACATGGGGAACTGGTGTGTAAGAGGTGGGTACGGTATTAATGTAAATGAATGA
- a CDS encoding IS1380 family transposase — translation MTECITKQLTFSFVKKQKITVDFEGGEITSDSGLLLVRQADKALQLIRGMANSITDRRDNRYTDHDLETLLRQRIYQIVAGYEDCNDANLVRKDPALKTACGRKPSDEDLGSQPTLSRFENSVTRNDLYRIGDYFVDLYICRNRKRKPKRIILDLDGTDDPTYGDQQLTFFHGYYDQYMYHPLVIYDADTGELITAVLRPGNKHASYGAVSILKRIIPKLKEAFPKAEIVIRGDAGFAIPDLYEYCESEKLKYVIGLIRNDVLERMIEALLNKAHEQYTETGQKQRMFQEGLYQAQSWPKDRRVIMKAEWLTQGPNSRFVVTNLSYEPKELYEFYTERGGTCEVRIDEFKNGLKADRLSCHRFGANQFRLFLHMAAYWLVLRLREALQKTEFASMQIQQLRLRLLKIGGQVIQTARRVWFRLASGYPWKNIFALAHNRLAADTT, via the coding sequence ATGACAGAGTGTATCACAAAACAGCTCACCTTTTCATTCGTAAAGAAACAAAAAATAACGGTAGATTTTGAGGGAGGGGAGATAACCTCTGATTCGGGATTATTGCTGGTAAGGCAAGCAGACAAAGCTTTGCAGTTGATAAGAGGAATGGCAAATAGTATTACAGACCGCAGAGACAACCGTTACACAGATCATGATCTTGAGACATTATTAAGGCAAAGGATATATCAGATCGTTGCCGGATATGAAGACTGTAACGATGCAAACCTCGTAAGGAAAGACCCGGCCCTGAAGACAGCCTGTGGGCGGAAGCCGAGTGATGAAGATCTTGGCTCACAGCCGACTTTATCCCGGTTTGAGAACTCAGTTACCCGCAACGATTTATACCGGATAGGAGACTATTTTGTTGATTTGTATATTTGCCGGAACCGGAAGAGAAAGCCAAAAAGGATTATTCTTGACCTTGACGGTACAGATGATCCGACATACGGTGATCAGCAACTGACTTTTTTCCATGGCTACTACGATCAATACATGTACCATCCACTGGTTATCTACGATGCTGACACCGGGGAACTGATCACAGCAGTACTGAGACCGGGGAACAAACATGCCAGTTATGGAGCAGTGTCGATCTTGAAGCGGATAATACCGAAACTGAAGGAGGCATTCCCGAAAGCAGAGATTGTTATTCGTGGGGATGCTGGATTTGCAATTCCCGATCTGTATGAGTATTGTGAATCCGAGAAACTCAAGTATGTTATAGGGCTAATCCGCAATGATGTTCTGGAGCGGATGATAGAAGCCCTTCTGAACAAAGCTCATGAACAATACACAGAAACAGGACAAAAGCAGAGGATGTTTCAAGAGGGATTGTATCAGGCTCAGAGTTGGCCAAAAGATCGGCGGGTAATCATGAAGGCCGAATGGCTGACACAGGGACCAAACAGTCGTTTTGTTGTAACCAATCTATCCTATGAGCCAAAAGAACTCTATGAGTTTTATACCGAGCGTGGCGGGACTTGTGAAGTACGGATTGACGAGTTTAAGAACGGCCTCAAGGCAGATCGGTTAAGTTGCCACCGCTTTGGTGCAAATCAGTTCAGACTCTTCCTGCACATGGCAGCATACTGGCTTGTTCTGAGACTCAGGGAAGCTCTTCAGAAGACAGAGTTTGCCTCAATGCAGATCCAACAGTTAAGGCTGAGACTTCTGAAGATTGGAGGCCAGGTAATACAAACAGCCAGAAGGGTTTGGTTTCGCTTGGCCAGTGGCTATCCCTGGAAGAACATTTTTGCATTGGCACATAACCGACTTGCTGCTGATACGACCTGA
- a CDS encoding FKBP-type peptidyl-prolyl cis-trans isomerase — MIKAKKGDIVMVHCTAKLEDGTVFVSTKDHKPLKFTLGEGSVLENVEKAVIGMNPGESKTTEIPVEKAFQPPWKVVEIERYKFPDWEPKLGQRLKIFKPDGRLIAARVSNVSDSMVALDFRRTFSGDVLLYDLKLEEIV; from the coding sequence ATGATCAAAGCAAAAAAGGGAGACATCGTTATGGTGCATTGTACTGCAAAGCTGGAGGATGGAACTGTATTTGTCTCAACAAAAGATCATAAGCCGTTGAAATTTACGTTGGGGGAGGGCAGTGTGCTTGAGAATGTTGAGAAGGCTGTCATCGGCATGAACCCCGGAGAATCGAAAACTACAGAAATACCGGTTGAGAAGGCCTTCCAGCCTCCGTGGAAAGTAGTGGAAATAGAGAGATACAAGTTCCCCGATTGGGAACCCAAGCTGGGGCAGCGACTGAAGATATTCAAGCCGGATGGCCGTCTGATTGCTGCACGGGTAAGCAATGTTTCAGACTCCATGGTTGCACTGGATTTCAGGCGGACATTTTCCGGTGATGTATTGCTCTATGATCTGAAACTTGAGGAGATTGTGTAA
- a CDS encoding ATP-binding protein, translated as MSKSLWVKFLLLLFFVSMISLSASLFLREMIIEDFEEYLEGKTEDRIYRIMAAIEGSYEQHSGWNTESLREKAVWAVLLGYKIRIFDSGNKEMINTQSAVESMSPMMKRRIMAVSGYSHENNPSDDREYTSYPLFLGGKSIGQLDIKQVPSDVGQGKETIFLMRSNRFLLYSLFIIGGLSIILGLVFSKKLTDPIQQLTAAAKDISEGHIKRRVFVRGNDEIGRLAEAFNVMAANLEMQESLRKKLTSNIAHELRTPLSAIQGELEGMIDGLIKVDRERLLSLHEENNRLKKIIEGLEELSSAQASALELRRQTFAVKPFLGNIQERFKRMFSDKGVQLELKCENTLAFNADPDKLSQIMINLVMNALKATEKGGTVLIRAGLKGREGFIEVTDTGSGIKKEEMPFVFERFYKTLEGGLGLGLTIAKELAEAHGGRIECQSVYGKGSSFSLYLPLTQQ; from the coding sequence ATGAGTAAAAGCCTCTGGGTAAAGTTTCTTCTCCTTCTCTTTTTTGTATCCATGATTTCTCTGTCAGCATCGCTGTTCCTGCGCGAAATGATCATTGAGGATTTCGAAGAATATCTCGAAGGCAAAACAGAAGACAGGATATACCGGATCATGGCGGCCATAGAAGGCTCATATGAGCAACACTCCGGATGGAATACCGAATCCCTGAGGGAGAAAGCCGTGTGGGCAGTACTGCTCGGTTACAAAATCAGGATATTTGACAGCGGGAATAAGGAAATGATCAATACCCAATCTGCCGTCGAATCCATGTCCCCCATGATGAAGAGAAGAATCATGGCAGTCTCAGGGTATTCTCATGAGAATAATCCATCTGATGACAGGGAATATACCAGTTACCCCTTGTTTCTTGGGGGAAAGAGCATAGGGCAGCTCGATATCAAGCAGGTTCCCTCTGATGTCGGACAGGGTAAGGAGACGATTTTCCTGATGAGATCAAACAGATTCCTCCTGTATTCACTCTTCATCATCGGAGGGCTCTCGATAATTCTCGGCCTTGTTTTCTCAAAGAAGCTGACTGATCCCATTCAACAGCTGACTGCAGCTGCAAAAGATATCTCTGAAGGGCATATCAAACGCAGGGTTTTTGTGCGGGGAAACGATGAGATCGGCAGACTTGCAGAGGCATTCAATGTGATGGCAGCGAATCTCGAAATGCAGGAATCCCTGAGAAAAAAGCTTACTTCAAACATCGCCCATGAACTCAGAACCCCGCTGAGTGCGATTCAGGGAGAACTCGAGGGAATGATAGACGGTCTGATAAAGGTGGACAGGGAGCGGTTGCTTTCCCTGCACGAAGAGAATAATCGTCTTAAGAAGATCATTGAAGGTCTGGAAGAGCTTTCATCGGCGCAGGCGAGCGCTCTTGAACTGAGGAGGCAAACTTTTGCCGTCAAACCTTTTCTGGGGAATATTCAGGAGAGATTTAAGAGGATGTTCAGCGATAAAGGTGTTCAACTCGAATTGAAATGCGAAAATACGCTTGCTTTCAATGCAGATCCTGACAAGCTGAGCCAGATTATGATCAATCTCGTAATGAATGCCCTGAAGGCAACAGAAAAAGGAGGAACTGTATTGATAAGGGCTGGCCTGAAAGGGAGAGAGGGATTTATCGAGGTCACAGACACGGGTTCCGGAATAAAAAAGGAAGAAATGCCGTTTGTGTTTGAAAGATTCTATAAGACTTTAGAGGGTGGGCTGGGTCTCGGACTTACCATAGCAAAGGAACTCGCAGAGGCACACGGCGGAAGGATCGAGTGTCAGAGCGTGTATGGAAAAGGGTCTTCATTCTCCCTTTATCTGCCGCTGACCCAGCAATAG
- a CDS encoding response regulator transcription factor — protein sequence MAHPVLVVEDDRKIAKVVKVYLEGEGFRVITAEEGRKAIDFAMKETFSLVILDLMLPDMSGEAVCQELREIGNFPVIMLTAKSSEEERVAGFALGADDYVVKPFSPRELVARVKAVLKRAQGHDADVQGTMSFNNGVLIIDARSHEIRKKGQLITLTPTEFKILAVLAGSPGRVFSRGELVETSLGYQFEGYERSIDAHIKNIRQKIEDDPRNPLFVNTVYGVGYKFIGSADE from the coding sequence ATGGCACACCCTGTTCTTGTGGTTGAAGACGACCGTAAAATCGCAAAAGTTGTGAAGGTATATCTTGAAGGGGAGGGCTTCAGGGTAATCACTGCTGAGGAAGGCAGGAAAGCGATTGATTTTGCGATGAAGGAAACCTTTTCGCTCGTGATCCTTGACCTCATGCTTCCTGATATGAGCGGAGAGGCGGTTTGCCAGGAACTGAGAGAAATAGGTAATTTCCCTGTCATTATGCTTACCGCAAAGTCTTCCGAGGAGGAGAGGGTAGCGGGTTTTGCACTCGGTGCTGACGATTATGTCGTAAAACCTTTCAGCCCGAGGGAACTGGTTGCAAGAGTGAAAGCGGTGCTGAAAAGGGCACAGGGACATGATGCTGATGTGCAGGGCACGATGAGTTTCAATAATGGAGTTCTCATCATTGATGCAAGAAGCCATGAAATAAGGAAGAAGGGTCAACTCATTACCCTCACTCCCACCGAATTCAAAATACTGGCAGTTCTTGCGGGCTCCCCCGGAAGGGTTTTCTCAAGGGGAGAACTCGTAGAGACTTCTCTGGGGTATCAATTTGAGGGGTATGAGCGAAGTATCGATGCGCATATCAAGAATATACGGCAAAAGATAGAAGATGACCCCAGAAATCCTCTGTTTGTAAACACTGTATATGGTGTGGGCTATAAGTTTATCGGCAGTGCAGATGAGTAA